A genomic stretch from Spodoptera frugiperda isolate SF20-4 chromosome 14, AGI-APGP_CSIRO_Sfru_2.0, whole genome shotgun sequence includes:
- the LOC118268831 gene encoding uncharacterized protein LOC118268831, translated as METLGGIASMVKKEKYFLITYDTGELARLYILNSHVFKYYMSPSGDFLDYPVPNNPTDKAKINIKAITDYDQKSFEYSVLETTDQCYNVYTNKITIRFDKKEGTMTVRDMRTNNEIVKESEPIAYTANEVRQILHQHEDEFFFGGGMQNGRFTHKGQQINIVNSNNWVDEGVTSPCPFFWSTYGYGILRNTWQPGIYDFGTIRSNVVVTAHKGKDFDAFFFINSTPKDILNDYYELTGKPIFMPEFAFYEAHLNAFNRDYWVKVMQDTPGAILFEDGFYYKCYQPKDMNGKDGILESLNGEKNNYQFSARAMIGRYQRYDMPLGWFVPNDGYGCGYGQTDSLDGDIENLKQFADYARGKGVEVALWTESNLEPADPNNPKKGERDLNKEVGVAGVVALKCDVAWIGSGYSFGLNALEHANELFLKGAKHKARTMIITVDGWAGTQRHAGVWTGDQTGGQWEYIRFHIPTYIGSGLSGIPIVGSDMDGIYGGQGKAVNVRDYQWKAFTPLQLNMDGWGRVQKTPFIFDDEAKRINRAYLKLKAMLLPYNYTIAHESINGLPMIRAMFLEFPKEPCAYTKDSQYQFMWGPSILVAPVYKDKNQDGDWVRNGVFLPDPNQVWIDLFTGTKYQGGKIWNHFKTPLWRIPVFIKDGAIIPMVNPNNNPYEIKRDVRVYNIYPNGETDLEVYEDDGRTSDYLNGAHAFTHLSVSGPATNDYGNLHIHIRKTVGKYNNMVKERSTLLRIMVSKTIDYVKVAINNEPVNMMRVKTEGEFNSTDDAFYYKDDFLVNPYLQGFGGDALEQKFLLIKIHKTDVTTTDIHIKINDYQNKDIIHGSNSSLNSALHYPNNFTVRDEDVTPTSITLHWEAMTGAYVEIERDGVVFTNISGSSFTFEGFAYNSEHKFKIRSANFEGVSKWSYTIVVSTKEDPQKHAIKVVKVTCNIPCQPSQEVCKLTDGDTTSLWHTHWGRPDQANPQKGKVITLNFDLDGIYEIDRLEYTPREDAGNGTILQVQYRHSTDGKVWSSMSSKINWDHDENVKRIPLNGTKIKYIELNILDTIGGFGSGKQILFYKKE; from the coding sequence ATGGAAACCCTAGGTGGTATAGCGTCCATggtgaaaaaagaaaaatattttctcataacTTACGATACGGGGGAGCTCGCTCGCCTATACATCCTAAACAGCCATGTTTTCAAATATTACATGTCGCCGAGCGGCGATTTCTTGGATTATCCTGTTCCCAATAACCCAACAGACaaagctaaaataaacattaaagcTATCACGGATTATGATCAAAAATCGTTTGAATATTCCGTTCTTGAAACTACAGATCAATGCTACAATGTTTACACCAATAAAATCACGATCCGTTTCGACAAAAAGGAAGGGACTATGACCGTACGGGATATGAGGACCAACAATGAGATAGTGAAGGAATCTGAACCGATCGCCTATACTGCTAACGAAGTGAGACAGATACTGCACCAACATGAGGATGAGTTCTTCTTCGGAGGCGGAATGCAGAACGGACGGTTTACTCACAAAggacaacaaataaatatcgtTAACTCAAACAATTGGGTCGATGAAGGAGTCACATCGCCATGTCCTTTCTTCTGGTCCACCTATGGTTATGGAATCTTACGTAATACTTGGCAACCTGGTATCTACGATTTTGGAACTATAAGGTCTAATGTAGTCGTAACCGCACATAAAGGAAAAGATTTTGATGCATTCTTCTTTATAAATTCCACTCCTAAAGACATCTTGAACGACTACTACGAATTGACCGGGAAACCGATCTTTATGCCTGAATTTGCATTTTACGAAGCTCACCTAAACGCTTTTAATCGTGATTACTGGGTCAAGGTTATGCAAGATACGCCTGGCGCGATTTTGTTTGAAGacggtttttattataaatgttatcaGCCAAAAGATATGAATGGCAAAGATGGTATATTGGAATCTTTAAATGgagaaaaaaacaattaccaATTTTCAGCTAGAGCTATGATTGGTAGGTATCAAAGATATGACATGCCGTTAGGCTGGTTTGTGCCCAACGACGGCTATGGTTGTGGTTACGGACAGACCGACTCCTTAGACGGTGACATAGAAAACTTGAAACAGTTTGCAGACTACGCCAGAGGAAAAGGTGTAGAAGTTGCTCTTTGGACTGAATCTAATTTAGAACCGGCAGATCCAAACAACCCAAAAAAAGGAGAACGCGATTTAAATAAGGAAGTAGGCGTAGCTGGCGTAGTAGCACTCAAATGTGACGTGGCGTGGATCGGATCCGGCTATTCTTTCGGCCTTAACGCCTTGGAACATGCTAATGAACTATTTCTGAAGGGCGCTAAACACAAAGCTAGAACAATGATCATCACGGTGGATGGTTGGGCAGGAACTCAAAGGCACGCAGGCGTATGGACCGGAGATCAGACTGGAGGACAGTGGGAATACATACGCTTCcatatacctacgtatattGGATCTGGTCTCTCTGGAATTCCAATAGTTGGTTCCGATATGGACGGCATTTACGGGGGACAAGGCAAAGCAGTTAATGTGCGAGACTATCAATGGAAGGCTTTTACACCACTCCAACTAAACATGGATGGTTGGGGAAGAGTGCAAAAAACTCCTTTTATTTTTGATGATGAAGCCAAGAGAATCAACAGAGcgtatttgaaattaaaagctATGCTCTTGCCATACAATTATACCATTGCTCACGAATCTATTAACGGTCTACCGATGATCAGGGCAATGTTCCTAGAATTTCCGAAAGAACCATGTGCTTATACGAAAGACTCGCAATACCAGTTTATGTGGGGACCTTCTATATTAGTAGCACCAGtgtataaagataaaaatcaaGATGGAGACTGGGTTCGCAATGGCGTTTTCCTTCCCGACCCCAACCAAGTGTGGATAGACTTGTTTACGGGAACAAAATACCAAGGCGGTAAAATATGGAACCATTTCAAAACTCCGCTATGGCGCATACCAGTCTTTATAAAAGATGGTGCTATCATACCTATGGTCAATCCAAATAACAATCCGTATGAAATCAAGAGAGATGTGAGAGTGTACAATATTTATCCGAATGGTGAAACAGATCTTGAAGTGTATGAAGATGATGGTCGTACGTCTGATTATTTAAACGGTGCTCATGCTTTCACTCATTTGTCAGTCTCAGGTCCTGCTACAAATGATTATGGTAATTTGCATATTCATATTCGCAAGACAGTTGGAAAATACAATAACATGGTAAAAGAAAGATCAACTTTACTAAGGATAATGGTTTCAAAAACAATCGACTACGTTAAAGTTGCTATCAATAATGAACCCGTAAACATGATGAGAGTTAAAACTGAAGGAGAATTCAACTCAACAGACGATGCATTCTATTACAAAGACGATTTTCTTGTAAACCCATACCTTCAAGGTTTCGGTGGCGATGCACTAGAACAAAAgttcttattaattaaaatacataaaaccgACGTTACAACAACCGACATACATATAAAGATCAACGACTATCAGAACAAAGACATTATTCATGGAAGCAACTCTTCCCTAAATAGCGCATTACATTATCCCAATAACTTTACCGTGCGCGACGAAGATGTGACTCCTACATCTATCACCCTACATTGGGAGGCGATGACGGGAGCTTACGTTGAAATAGAAAGAGATGGAgtagtgtttacaaacatatccGGTTCCAGCTTCACGTTTGAAGGTTTCGCTTATAATTCGGAGCATAAGTTTAAAATTCGTTCGGCTAACTTTGAAGGTGTATCAAAATGGAGTTACACTATAGTTGTGTCGACGAAAGAGGATCCGCAGAAGCATGCTATCAAAGTGGTTAAAGTTACTTGTAACATTCCATGCCAGCCGTCCCAAGAAGTTTGCAAGTTGACTGATGGGGACACAACTTCGCTGTGGCATACGCATTGGGGGAGACCAGATCAAGCGAACCCACAGAAAGGCAAAGTTATCACACTCAATTTCGACTTGGATGGCATTTATGAGATAGATAGATTGGAATACACACCTCGCGAAGATGCTGGCAATGGCACCATACTGCAAGTGCAATACAGACATTCAACTGATGGTAAAGTTTGGAGCTCAATGTCCAGCAAAATAAATTGGGATCACGATGAAAATGTGAAACGTATTCCATTAAATGgcactaaaattaaatacatagagCTTAATATTTTAGACACCATCGGCGGGTTTGGCTCTGGCAAACAAATATTGTTCTATAAAAAAGAATAA
- the LOC118279177 gene encoding tRNA (adenine(37)-N6)-methyltransferase: MTDNGDYYRSQIAIARTEIKNLRQQISSLKQEHAKEVRYIKSHLNTLRCANCGDNATTVIPTHNGGDMSQLDPEDLVYKPIGFIETAFHNKRGVPRQPSVMANARGTVVINTSVFNNPDHALIGLEEFSHIWILFHFHMTESTNSPAKVAPPRLRGERRGVFSTRSPHRPCPIGLSLVKIDRIEGNKIHFFGVDMVNGTPVLDVKPYIPQYDYPVPAFGDNMSALVRPPTEGISDVTETLANLPTDDENFDARSLSPRITNPIGIDTASARSFGEPSSEQPSNGTTPISPASESPSSGDVLDGNYRSPTTRRPDTERGAPDGQERYTPPQSAHVTNITHDGIRVAPWIANPPAQTYDVRFTDDALARLNELIGDRAQGFKANLECLLSEDPRSQYVRNRYPGHEYSCVLEDISISCIFDASSSVCTIIAIRNAEDLQT; this comes from the exons ATGACAGATAATGGAGATTATTACCGCAGCCAAATAGCTATTGCTAGAACAGAAATCAAGAACTTAAG GCAGCAAATTTCATCGCTTAAACAGGAGCATGCGAAGGAAGTGAGGTACATAAAGAGTCATCTGAACACACTGCGCTGTGCAAACTGTGGCGACAATG caaCAACAGTTATACCAACTCACAATGGTGGGGATATGTCGCAGCTTGATCCCGAAGACCTAGTGTATAAGCCAATTGGATTTATTGAGACCGCATTCCATAATAAACGGGGTGTTCCTCGTCAACCTTCGGTGATGGCTAATGCTAGAGGCACAGTGGTGATCAATACTTCGGTGTTTAATAATCCGGATCATGCGTTGATTGGACTGGAAGAGTTTTCTCATATCTG GATATTATTCCATTTCCACATGACGGAGAGTACTAATTCACCAGCCAAGGTAGCACCACCTAGGCTCCGTGGTGAGAGGCGAGGGGTATTCTCAACCCGGTCGCCCCACCGCCCTTGCCCTATTGGACTTTCTCTTGTCAAGATAGACAGGATTGAAG gaaacaaaatacatttcttCGGTGTGGACATGGTGAATGGGACCCCAGTGTTGGACGTAAAACCATATATCCCTCAGTATGACTATCCTGTGCCTGCCTTCGGAGATAACATGTCCGCACTAGTGAGGCCTCCGACAGAAGGAATTAGTGATGTTACTGAAACTCTTGCCAATTTACCGACCGATGATGAAAATTTCGATGCAAGGAG TCTCAGCCCACGGATAACAAATCCAATCGGCATAGATACGGCTTCAGCTCGTTCATTCGGGGAGCCATCATCAGAACAACCGAGTAATGGTACTACGCCAATATCACCAGCATCAGAGTCACCATCGAGTGGTGACGTACTTGATGGCAACTATCGATCTCCTACCACCCGACGACCTGACACTGAGAGGGGAGCGCCTGATGGTCAAGAACGGTACACCCCACCACAATCAGCACATGTCACGAATATAACCCATGATGGGATAAGGGTAGCTCCATGGATAGCGAATCCACCAGCACAGACCTACGACGTACGATTCACTGATGATGCCCTCGCACGGTTGAATGAATTGATTGGCGACAGAGCGCAGGGATTCAAAGCTAATTTGGAATGCTTGCTCTCTGAAGACCCAAGGTCGCAGTACGTAAGGAATAGGTACCCAGGTCATGAGTACAGTTGTGTACTCGAAGATATTTCCATCAGCTGTATCTTCGACGCCAGTTCCTCTGTGTGCACCATCATCGCGATACGTAATGCAGAAGATTTACAAACTTGA